A genome region from Candidatus Acidulodesulfobacterium acidiphilum includes the following:
- a CDS encoding type II secretion system F family protein, producing MAIYNYRAKDRRGEFVTGKIESSTAVLAEKQIEDLKLIPISIEETSSFYLKDFFPAFYSVTKKDVVVFSRQLAVLYQSGVSISKSLELLIEFTRNRKFREVLLKIKFDVENGMTLSKSLAKHPKIFSEIYVNMVEIGESSGLLYDTLVKLALLTEKEITVKAKVKRAVFYPKIVVSLIVIALVIFLGFIMPSFTSFYNKFNVKLPIETKVLVSLSNFFVNEWLSLFLGAVIFIAGAAIYLNSSYGKPLWDKCKLKMPIFGTIFYKSAMSRFVRIFGILYKSGLPVNKVFELVKNETGNKFILKKIDDIQSDVSKGKSITESFKNSEIFSGIIIQMLGIGEETGQVDEMLARVADYFDEELDHRISMLHASIEPILLTIIFGTVLFIILAIYLPAFDVVNFAKKG from the coding sequence ATGGCTATTTATAATTACAGGGCAAAAGACAGGCGCGGAGAATTCGTAACCGGCAAAATAGAATCTTCTACCGCAGTTTTAGCAGAAAAGCAGATAGAGGATTTAAAACTCATTCCTATATCCATAGAAGAAACTTCGAGCTTTTATCTGAAAGATTTTTTTCCTGCATTTTACAGCGTTACAAAAAAAGACGTAGTAGTTTTTTCAAGACAGCTTGCAGTTCTTTACCAGTCGGGCGTGTCTATAAGCAAAAGCCTTGAATTGTTAATAGAATTTACGAGAAACAGAAAGTTTAGAGAAGTGCTTTTGAAGATTAAGTTTGACGTAGAAAACGGAATGACTTTATCTAAGAGTTTAGCTAAACATCCCAAAATTTTTTCCGAAATTTACGTCAATATGGTTGAGATTGGAGAATCGAGCGGTCTTTTATACGACACGCTGGTAAAACTTGCTCTTTTAACGGAAAAAGAAATAACCGTTAAAGCTAAAGTTAAAAGAGCGGTGTTTTATCCAAAGATAGTCGTTTCCTTAATCGTAATAGCGTTAGTAATTTTTTTAGGTTTTATTATGCCCAGCTTTACGTCTTTTTATAATAAATTTAACGTAAAACTTCCTATAGAAACCAAAGTTCTCGTAAGTTTATCCAATTTTTTCGTAAACGAATGGCTGTCGTTATTTCTTGGTGCGGTTATATTTATCGCAGGCGCGGCGATTTATTTAAATTCCTCTTACGGAAAACCTTTGTGGGATAAATGCAAACTAAAGATGCCGATATTCGGGACTATTTTTTATAAATCGGCAATGAGCAGATTCGTTAGAATATTTGGAATTTTATATAAAAGCGGACTTCCGGTAAATAAAGTTTTTGAATTAGTAAAAAACGAAACCGGCAACAAATTTATTTTAAAAAAAATAGACGATATTCAATCCGACGTTTCAAAAGGTAAATCCATAACGGAGAGTTTTAAAAATTCCGAAATATTTTCCGGCATAATTATTCAGATGTTAGGCATAGGAGAAGAAACTGGGCAGGTAGACGAAATGCTTGCCAGGGTAGCAGACTATTTCGACGAAGAGTTAGACCACCGCATAAGCATGTTGCATGCCAGTATAGAACCGATACTGCTTACCATAATTTTCGGCACCGTTTTATTTATTATCCTTGCTATATACCTCCCAGCCTTCGACGTTGTAAATTTTGCAAAAAAAGGTTGA
- a CDS encoding type I 3-dehydroquinate dehydratase produces the protein MKPRVCLSIGNTVLKEAYGAIDYAKSKDVEFIELRFDMIAETARLNRMNGKSGDNSYAGSAGGNFDEESILSEIKKIILYAKDKGIKTIGTNRDAFYGSNRCVSFLEKQKFVKRHADAETEENGGKRSLNKADVVDTAAAETEPEPQRIKFLKSVIEAGIDICDIELDILERKAIKYFVKFAHLKKTQVILSIHDFNGRIELLDAVRYYLDSSYFKADYFKLSDMAISDEDVLAVSEKNIKIRSIKSTDEKVFPEFIIFGMGKKGAVTRASSLINGSYLAYCSSPFGITAPGQIEPDDLYETVRFLSKTAQ, from the coding sequence ATGAAACCGAGAGTCTGCCTGTCGATAGGCAATACGGTATTAAAAGAAGCATACGGCGCTATAGACTACGCTAAAAGCAAAGACGTCGAATTTATCGAACTGAGGTTTGATATGATTGCCGAAACGGCACGATTAAACCGCATGAACGGTAAAAGCGGAGATAATTCATACGCAGGTTCAGCCGGCGGCAATTTTGACGAAGAAAGCATTCTTTCCGAAATTAAAAAAATAATTTTATATGCCAAGGATAAAGGAATTAAAACTATAGGAACAAACAGGGACGCTTTTTACGGTTCAAACAGATGCGTTTCGTTTTTGGAAAAGCAAAAATTTGTAAAACGGCATGCCGATGCAGAAACAGAAGAGAACGGCGGCAAACGCAGTCTTAATAAAGCTGACGTCGTGGATACTGCGGCGGCTGAAACAGAACCGGAACCGCAAAGAATTAAATTTTTAAAGTCTGTTATAGAAGCAGGCATTGATATATGCGATATAGAACTGGATATTTTAGAGCGGAAGGCCATAAAATATTTTGTAAAATTCGCTCATTTAAAAAAAACGCAGGTTATTTTATCAATTCATGATTTTAACGGACGCATAGAACTGCTCGATGCGGTCAGATATTATTTGGATTCAAGCTATTTTAAAGCCGACTATTTTAAACTTTCCGATATGGCAATATCGGATGAAGACGTTTTGGCGGTTTCGGAAAAAAATATAAAGATACGATCCATAAAATCGACCGACGAAAAAGTTTTTCCCGAATTTATAATTTTCGGAATGGGCAAAAAAGGGGCGGTTACCAGAGCATCTTCTTTGATTAACGGGTCATATCTCGCATACTGTTCTTCTCCTTTCGGAATTACCGCACCCGGGCAAATCGAGCCGGACGATTTGTATGAAACTGTAAGATTTTTAAGCAAGACGGCGCAATGA
- a CDS encoding 4-oxalocrotonate tautomerase family protein produces MPFVSVKMLEGRTKEQKKKLIKSITKSVSESLSIDESNVWVVVEEFPSDEWGLGGELACDKIKARKEKEENK; encoded by the coding sequence ATGCCTTTCGTATCGGTTAAGATGCTTGAAGGAAGAACTAAAGAGCAGAAAAAAAAATTAATTAAGTCTATAACCAAAAGCGTTTCCGAAAGTTTAAGCATAGACGAAAGTAACGTATGGGTAGTAGTCGAAGAGTTTCCTTCGGACGAGTGGGGACTCGGCGGGGAACTGGCCTGCGATAAGATAAAGGCGCGAAAGGAAAAGGAAGAGAATAAATGA
- a CDS encoding methyl-accepting chemotaxis protein, translating into MLKTLKSKLYFIAAAGFIFILIVNLFLIYFSNGLKNEMINSGVISGTSTGIKTFKGNLLQIIFLSRIKMLKMNAVKSKKAKARIEKSYDAKILKLVAASKPIYRNVSNALTGYTVGFAKVKSAVVFGEPKSKLNEFSSQKTALLLKSLKNKFYIFRPIVGRLLKYPLLLGGAMSTKYFDSQLDPMVSQISQISVIVNKSYYKKVKLLDYIFIAFPIVFLIGALIVILYFKNSVIKVLNLVDEKIKQIAKGDLTSKIKISGVHKESEIGILIEQVNSLVDSLSGNVKGIVNTSNSLSSQSEQLNSSSREFEKTIEQMREKASRIIESIKQMSIAIIEVAKNSSSSAQKAQETEKVVDYGTKSVQDVAREMKNIEKTVSAVSATITELGSSSEKIGEIIGVINDIADQTNLLALNAAIEAARAGEQGRGFAVVADEVRKLAERTTKATKEIEAMILSIQRNTQDAVTSMQKGKEEVSKGAEIAGKSAEAISNINSLMLKLKEMITQIATASEEQSQVSEEISLSSEEIIKAQDNAQAGSRQVIASSEELGRMALDLSNMVRMFKTA; encoded by the coding sequence ATGCTTAAAACTTTAAAATCCAAGCTTTATTTCATCGCTGCCGCCGGTTTTATTTTTATCTTGATAGTAAACCTGTTTTTAATTTATTTTTCAAACGGTTTAAAAAACGAAATGATAAACTCCGGCGTTATTTCCGGCACTTCGACGGGAATTAAAACCTTTAAAGGAAATCTCCTGCAGATTATTTTTTTATCCCGCATAAAAATGCTCAAAATGAATGCGGTAAAATCTAAAAAAGCAAAAGCGCGGATTGAAAAATCTTACGACGCAAAGATTCTAAAATTAGTTGCCGCGTCAAAACCTATATATCGAAACGTAAGCAACGCTCTTACCGGATACACCGTTGGATTTGCAAAAGTTAAATCGGCAGTCGTCTTCGGCGAGCCAAAGTCGAAACTTAACGAATTTTCGTCGCAAAAAACCGCATTGCTGTTAAAAAGCCTTAAAAATAAATTTTATATATTCCGTCCCATAGTGGGAAGACTGCTAAAATACCCTCTTCTTCTTGGCGGCGCTATGAGCACCAAATATTTCGACAGCCAGCTTGATCCTATGGTTTCCCAAATTTCCCAGATTAGCGTCATCGTAAATAAATCTTATTATAAAAAGGTAAAATTGCTGGATTATATATTCATAGCATTCCCTATCGTATTTTTAATAGGAGCGCTGATAGTAATTTTATATTTTAAAAATTCCGTCATAAAGGTCTTAAACTTGGTGGACGAAAAAATCAAGCAGATCGCCAAGGGCGACCTTACCTCAAAAATCAAAATATCCGGCGTCCATAAAGAAAGCGAAATAGGCATCCTTATAGAACAGGTCAACAGCTTGGTAGATTCTTTATCCGGCAACGTAAAAGGCATCGTCAACACTTCCAACTCCTTAAGCTCGCAGTCCGAACAGCTTAATTCCTCTTCGAGAGAGTTCGAAAAGACCATAGAACAGATGAGGGAAAAAGCGTCCCGCATAATAGAATCCATTAAACAGATGTCTATAGCAATAATAGAAGTAGCAAAGAACTCTTCCTCTTCCGCCCAGAAAGCTCAGGAAACGGAAAAGGTCGTCGATTACGGCACTAAGTCGGTTCAGGACGTGGCGAGAGAGATGAAAAACATTGAAAAAACCGTATCCGCCGTTTCCGCCACTATTACCGAACTAGGTTCTTCTTCCGAAAAAATAGGCGAAATCATAGGCGTAATTAACGACATAGCCGACCAGACTAATCTTCTAGCCTTAAACGCCGCCATAGAAGCCGCCAGAGCCGGAGAACAGGGAAGAGGTTTTGCCGTAGTAGCCGACGAGGTAAGAAAGCTGGCCGAAAGAACCACAAAAGCTACAAAAGAGATAGAGGCTATGATACTTAGCATACAAAGAAACACTCAGGATGCGGTTACCTCTATGCAGAAAGGAAAAGAGGAAGTCTCCAAGGGAGCCGAGATTGCCGGAAAATCCGCCGAAGCTATATCCAACATAAATTCTTTAATGCTCAAACTAAAAGAGATGATAACGCAGATTGCCACCGCTTCTGAGGAGCAGTCGCAGGTTAGCGAAGAGATATCTCTTTCATCCGAAGAAATAATTAAAGCACAGGACAACGCGCAGGCCGGTTCCAGGCAGGTCATAGCCTCTTCGGAAGAACTTGGGAGAATGGCTTTGGATTTGTCAAATATGGTAAGGATGTTTAAGACGGCGTAA
- a CDS encoding SDR family oxidoreductase, with product MRILVTGGAGFIGSNLCERLLNEGHEVLCMDNFYTGSKNNIKEFIENPSFELIRWDISLPFNIEADFIVNLACPASVPHYQRDPLKTMKDNVFGIFNVMENARRLKIPVLHTSTSEVYGSPSVHPQPENYNGNVNPVSIRSCYDEGKRAAETIMFDYRRQYGTDIKVIRVFNTYGPKMLENDGRVVSNFIVQALRGQDLTVYGDGKQTRSFCYVSDLIDGIMLFINDKSGFTGPVNMGNNYEFTISDFADLVLRLTGSKSKIKLVELPKDDPIQRNPDLTLAKTKLGYNPKVDIESGIKKTVEYFKKVISR from the coding sequence ATGCGGATACTTGTAACGGGAGGAGCGGGTTTTATAGGCTCTAATTTATGCGAAAGGCTTTTAAACGAAGGTCATGAAGTTTTATGTATGGATAATTTTTATACCGGCTCTAAAAATAATATAAAAGAATTTATCGAAAATCCGTCTTTTGAATTAATAAGGTGGGATATCAGCCTGCCTTTTAACATAGAAGCCGATTTTATCGTCAACCTTGCTTGTCCTGCATCCGTCCCGCATTATCAGAGAGACCCTTTGAAAACTATGAAAGACAACGTTTTCGGCATATTTAACGTCATGGAAAACGCAAGACGCCTTAAAATACCGGTTCTTCATACTTCTACATCCGAAGTTTACGGTTCTCCGTCTGTTCATCCGCAGCCGGAAAATTACAACGGCAACGTTAATCCCGTTTCTATAAGGTCTTGCTACGACGAAGGAAAAAGAGCGGCCGAAACTATTATGTTCGATTACCGCAGGCAGTACGGAACGGATATAAAAGTAATAAGGGTTTTTAATACGTACGGACCTAAAATGCTCGAAAACGACGGCAGGGTAGTTTCCAATTTTATCGTTCAGGCTCTAAGAGGGCAAGATTTAACCGTTTACGGAGACGGAAAACAGACGCGTTCTTTCTGCTACGTATCCGATTTAATCGACGGAATTATGCTCTTCATTAACGATAAAAGCGGATTTACCGGACCGGTTAATATGGGAAATAACTACGAATTTACAATATCGGATTTTGCAGATTTAGTTTTACGGCTAACCGGGTCGAAATCGAAAATTAAATTAGTAGAACTGCCTAAAGACGACCCTATACAGAGAAATCCCGATTTAACGCTTGCAAAAACTAAACTAGGATATAACCCTAAGGTAGATATAGAAAGCGGAATTAAAAAAACCGTAGAATATTTTAAGAAAGTAATATCGCGATAA